Within Candidatus Kaelpia imicola, the genomic segment TCTATATTATCCGCATTCAAATCCACCATCTTCTCCTGGGCAATCTCTTTAACCTTTTTCTTTGTAACGGTCCCAACTTTCTCTTTGTTGGGCTCTCCAGATCCTTTAGCCAGACCGCAAGCTTGCTTTAATAAGACAGATGCCGGCGGCTGCTTAACTATAAACGAAAAACTTCTATCATCATAGACATCTATTTCCACAGGAAGCAGCAACCCAGGCTTATCTTTCGTCTTATCGTTGAAAGCCTTACAGAACTCCATTATATTTACCCCATGCTGACCTAAAGCCGGACCCACGGGGGGAGACGGGTTTGCCTGACCTGCAGGACAATACAATTTAATCTTCACTATTACAGGTTTCTTAGCCATCTCTACATCCTTTCTACTTGCCAGAATTCCAGTTCTACAGGAGTCTGTCTTCCAAAAATTGTAAGCAGCACTTTAACTTTACCTTTCTCCACGCTTACCTCTTCAATCTTACCGTTAAAATTAGTAAAAGGACCTTCGATTACTCTTACTACTTCTTCAAGCTCAAATATAACTTTGGGTCTGGGCTGTTCAATGCGCTCCTCAGACTGCTGACGAATCTTTGAAACATCATCCTCGCTTAAGGGAACAGCCTTATCTCCAGAACTTAAAAATCGTATAACCCCGGGAGTTCTTTTTATTAAAAGCCAGGCTTCATCTACCATCTCCATCTGAACCAAGAGATAGCCGGGGTAAAACTTTCTTTCAGATACTTTCTTCTTCCCGCTCTTTACCTCGGTAACTTTTTCCGTCGGAACAAAAACCTCTGCTATCTTCTCTCTGAGACTCTCCTGTTCAATAGAACTCTCGAGTATCTGTTTTACTTTGTACTCCTGCCCTGTCTGAGTCTGTACTATATACCACTCCATATTATTTCAATAAAAAACCTATTAGCTTAGACATTAAAAGGTCTATCGCTCCAACGTAGATAGTTAAAATAGCGACAAAGACAAATGTTACCACTGTTGCCGCAATAAGTTCGCTTCTCGACGACCAGGAGACTTTCTTCATCTCCACCACTATGCTGCCGAAAAAACTCTTTACCTTGCCGAACATATTCTCTCCTTAACTCTTTACAAAAAACAAGCAGCAACCGTTATAGCTGCCCGCATAATTTACAGGCCTGGAGGGAGTCGAACCCCCAACATCCGGATTTGGAGTCCGGCGCTCTAGCCAATTGGAGCTACAGGCCTTCTTTAGCTATCAATCAGCAAACCTCGACCGATAGCTGCATCATTTAGTCTCTTTATGCAGAGTATGCTTTCTGCACTTCTTACAATATTTTTTTATCGCTA encodes:
- the secE gene encoding preprotein translocase subunit SecE gives rise to the protein MFGKVKSFFGSIVVEMKKVSWSSRSELIAATVVTFVFVAILTIYVGAIDLLMSKLIGFLLK
- the nusG gene encoding transcription termination/antitermination protein NusG, coding for MEWYIVQTQTGQEYKVKQILESSIEQESLREKIAEVFVPTEKVTEVKSGKKKVSERKFYPGYLLVQMEMVDEAWLLIKRTPGVIRFLSSGDKAVPLSEDDVSKIRQQSEERIEQPRPKVIFELEEVVRVIEGPFTNFNGKIEEVSVEKGKVKVLLTIFGRQTPVELEFWQVERM
- the rplK gene encoding 50S ribosomal protein L11; the protein is MAKKPVIVKIKLYCPAGQANPSPPVGPALGQHGVNIMEFCKAFNDKTKDKPGLLLPVEIDVYDDRSFSFIVKQPPASVLLKQACGLAKGSGEPNKEKVGTVTKKKVKEIAQEKMVDLNADNIEAAMRIIEGTARSMGIDIVEE